One segment of Spodoptera frugiperda isolate SF20-4 chromosome 5, AGI-APGP_CSIRO_Sfru_2.0, whole genome shotgun sequence DNA contains the following:
- the LOC118271747 gene encoding calcyclin-binding protein, whose amino-acid sequence MSEAKMKELRSDIDELNELLKQAKRKRAQDLLSLEIRKLETEWINLKESAQSSQAGSSPAPSTAAASQPKRYQIKLNGYGWDQSDKYIKVFVTLKDVQSLPKEQVYCKLTDKSMELHVENLDNKDYLLVINKLLDTINVEESHWKQKTDMVVIFLAKARPNIKWSHMTELEKKFEDQRNSKLKPATPDMDKSDPQESIMSLMKNMYETGDDEMKRMISKAWYEGQHKKKSDTLDL is encoded by the exons ATGTCTGAAGCTAAAATGAAAGAG ttacgCAGTGATATTGATGAGCTGAATGAGCTACTAAAACAGGCTAAAAGAAAGAGGGCTCAAGATTTGTTGTCCTTAGAAATTAGGAAATTGGAAACGGAATGGATAAATTTGAAGGAAAGTGCACAATCTTCGCAAGCTGGAAGCTCGCCGGCACCGTCCACCGCTGCGGCTTCACAACCTAAGAGATACCAAATTAAACTGAATGGATATG gttGGGATCAGTCTGATAAGTACATAAAAGTTTTTGTCACACTAAAGGATGTTCAGTCTCTGCCCAAGGAACAAGTTTACTGTAAGCTGACAGACAAATCTATGGAGTTACATGTTGAAAACTTGGACAATAAAGACTACCTCCTTGTTATCAACAAACTATTGGACACCATCAATGTTGAAGAGAGCCATTGGAAACAGAAAACAG ATATGGTAGTCATATTCCTGGCTAAGGCGCGCCCCAACATCAAATGGTCCCACATGACAGAGCTTGAGAAGAAGTTTGAAGACCAGCGCAACAGTAAACTTAAGCCCGCCACCCCTGACATGGACAAATCTGATCCACAGGAATCTATTATGAGCCTTATGAAGAATAT GTATGAGACTGGTGATGATGAAATGAAGAGAATGATTTCAAAGGCTTGGTATGAAGGGCAGCATAAGAAGAAATCAGATACTCTAGATCTGTAG